A stretch of Arachis hypogaea cultivar Tifrunner chromosome 15, arahy.Tifrunner.gnm2.J5K5, whole genome shotgun sequence DNA encodes these proteins:
- the LOC112749251 gene encoding uncharacterized protein, with the protein MGYNTESDEEFEGNYEVVGLTEDVEKDDISVKGDVADVANALVDQHPSGEPLFMHILNLDAMHVPEFSEYVNRVSTVVVDGEFVVGMEFNSREAVIAAVKEYTIQRGVDYRVYESEPTTFYAKCVHYGTSCDWLIRVSLIKRQYCWVIRRYNGSHTCIRSTISQDHAKLDSGTIAEAIKSLVEADPSLKVKSVIAEVQSKFNYTISYRKAWLAKQKAVEKIFGGWEASYEALPTWFEAMVAKEPSAAVEYETAYAYRGDELVEDLRILTRVFWAFYPCIKAFRSCKPLVQVDGTHLYGKYKGALLVAVSQDENGNIVPLAFAIVEGETADAWHFFLSHLRTHVVNRDSVGLISDRHESIISAVSRSDGAWQYPRAIHMFCIRHVASNFLRRFKASGMQKLIVNISYSRTVRKFNMRYERNCERGVAYKQWLDNIPRSQYALAYDEGHRWGHMTTNLVECINGVLKGARNLPVTALVKATFYRLNALFTRKRAEAEARISAGHLFSEYATEKIQSNQTASGNIQVNLFDRQNEVFEVREMPSDLEFAVNLRLRHCDCGEFQVDRIPCRHVFACCANQRLDWK; encoded by the exons ATGGGTTATAATACCGAAAGTGATGAAGAGTTTGAAGGTAATTATGAAGTTGTTGGTCTAACTGAAGATGTGGAAAAAGATGATATATCAGTTAAGGGAGATGTAGCAGATGTTGCTAATGCACTAGTGGATCAACATCCATCGGGAGAGCCATTGTTTATGCATATTTTGAATCTTGATGCCATGCATGTTCCAGAATTTTCTGAATATGTCAATAgag TTTCTACTGTTGTCGTAGATGGTGAATTCGTCGTTGGAATGGAGTTTAACTCTAGAGAAGCTGTGATTGCAGCAGTTAAAGAGTATACCATTCAGAGGGGTGTCGATTATAGGGTGTATGAATCTGAACCGACAACATTTTATGCTAAATGCGTACATTATGGAACAagttgtgattggcttatcagagTTAGTCTTATAAAAAGACAGTATTGTTGGGTGATAAGGAGGTATAACGGTAGTCACACGTGCATCAGATCTACCATCTCTCAAGATCATGCCAAACTGGACTCTGGTACAATTGCAGAAGCGATAAAATCATTGGTTGAAGCCGACCCATCTCTGAAGGTGAAATCTGTAATTGCTGAAGTGCAGTCGAAGTTCAACTATACAATAAGTTATCGCAAAGCATGGTTGGCCAAGCAAAAAGCAGTTGAGAAAATATTTGGTGGGTGGGAAGCTTCTTATGAAGCTTTGCCGACATGGTTTGAAGCAATGGTTGCAAAAGAACCATCAGCAGCTGTTGAGTACGAAACTGCATATGCTTATCGAGGGGATGAGTTGGTTGAGGATCTCAGGATTTTGACGCGAGTCTTTTGGGCTTTCTATCCTTGTATTAAAGCATTCAGAAGCTGCAAGCCGCTGGTACAGGTAGACGGCACACACTTGTATGGAAAATATAAAGGGGCTCTCTTGGTTGCAGTATCACAAGATGAAAATGGGAATATCGTGCCTCTTGCATTTGCCATAGTTGAGGGTGAGACCGCCGATGCTTGGCACTTTTTTCTTAGCCATCTACGAACGCATGTAGTTAATCGAGATAGTGTTGGTCTTATCTCTGATCGACACGAGTCCATTATCTCAGCTGTAAGTCGTAGTGATGGAGCATGGCAATATCCGAGGGCTATTCACATGTTTTGCATCAGGCATGTAGCTTCTAACTTCTTGAGAAGGTTCAAAGCGTCAGGAATGCAGAAGCTGATTGTCAACataa GCTATTCTAGAACAGTCCGTAAATTCAACATGCGTTACGAGAGAAATTGTGAGCGGGGTGTGGCTTACAAGCAGTGGCTCGACAATATTCCTCGATCACAATATGCCTTGGCATATGATGAGGGACATCGCTGGGGACACATGACCACTAACCTAGTGGAGTGCATTAACGGAGTTTTGAAAGGAGCACGTAATCTTCCTGTGACAGCCCTTGTCAAGGCAACTTTTTACAGACTTAATGCCTTGTTCACAAGGAAGAGGGCCGAGGCCGAGGCTCGTATAAGTGCAGGTCATTTATTCTCCGAGTATGCAACTGAGAAAATCCAGTCTAATCAAACGGCATCAGGAAATATCCAAGTTAATTTATTTGACAGGCAGAACGAAGTTTTTGAAGTACGAGAGATGCCCAGCGATTTAGAGTTTGCAGTAAATCTGCGTCTAAGACATTGCGATTGTGGTGAGTTTCAGGTCGATCGAATTCCTTGTCGCCATGTATTTGCCTGTTGTGCAAACCAGCGCCTAGATTGGAAGTAG